From a region of the Rouxiella sp. S1S-2 genome:
- a CDS encoding VOC family protein has product MALSPFHLAIPVYNLATCRAFYGETFGLSEGRSSDQWVDFDFYGHQLVIHEHPKTVTQESAHTNPVDGHDVPVPHFGIVLSWEEWEALAERLKSFDTKFVIEPYIRFKGQVGEQATMFLLDPCGNALEFKAFKDMSQLFAK; this is encoded by the coding sequence ATGGCCCTCAGCCCGTTCCACCTTGCCATCCCCGTTTACAATCTCGCCACCTGCCGTGCATTTTACGGTGAAACCTTTGGACTTTCGGAAGGACGCTCAAGCGACCAGTGGGTGGATTTCGACTTTTATGGCCATCAGTTGGTTATCCACGAACATCCTAAGACTGTGACGCAGGAGTCTGCACACACCAATCCCGTTGACGGCCATGACGTGCCGGTGCCGCATTTCGGTATCGTACTAAGCTGGGAAGAGTGGGAGGCGCTGGCAGAGCGTTTGAAATCGTTCGACACCAAGTTCGTGATTGAACCTTACATCCGCTTCAAAGGCCAGGTCGGCGAACAGGCAACCATGTTCCTGCTGGACCCGTGCGGCAATGCGCTGGAATTCAAGGCGTTCAAAGACATGAGTCAGCTGTTTGCCAAGTGA
- a CDS encoding LysR family transcriptional regulator: MLRELKTFIAVTQDGTFAAAGQRIGLTQSAVSAQIRGLEDHLGMPLFDRTGRAAVLNAAGSRILPMAEQILDIFANMSQPDSLNDFRGVIKIGAISTFQTGMLPKVLVRLHQNAPALETKLVPGVSFHLLTQVDAGNIDLAIVIKPGFPLPKDLHSETLLNEPFVLIVPENIEGQDPLTLLRENPFIRYDRTSFGGRMVSHFLRYHRLEPKVVLEIDEIDAIVKMVECGLGVALVPLAGLWLERQSSLRILPLAEMTFNRELVLVMRHANRQSPLHMLIGRCLHDVVQDSLAHVKSEG; this comes from the coding sequence ATGCTACGTGAGTTGAAAACTTTTATCGCGGTAACGCAGGACGGCACCTTTGCCGCGGCCGGTCAGCGTATTGGGCTGACTCAGTCGGCGGTCAGTGCACAAATTCGCGGGCTTGAGGACCATCTCGGCATGCCGCTTTTTGACCGTACCGGTCGCGCGGCGGTGCTCAATGCCGCCGGCAGTCGAATCTTACCGATGGCAGAACAGATCTTGGATATTTTCGCCAACATGTCTCAGCCCGACAGCCTGAATGACTTTCGGGGTGTAATTAAAATCGGGGCCATCTCGACCTTTCAAACCGGCATGCTGCCAAAAGTGTTGGTCCGGCTGCATCAAAATGCCCCTGCATTGGAAACGAAGCTGGTGCCGGGCGTGTCGTTTCATTTGTTAACACAGGTTGATGCCGGAAATATTGACCTGGCGATCGTTATTAAACCGGGCTTCCCACTGCCGAAAGATTTACACAGTGAAACGTTGTTAAACGAACCTTTCGTACTGATTGTGCCTGAGAACATTGAGGGCCAAGACCCGTTAACCCTACTGCGAGAAAACCCTTTTATAAGATACGATCGCACCTCTTTCGGCGGTCGCATGGTGAGTCATTTTCTGCGCTACCATCGGCTAGAGCCAAAAGTGGTACTGGAAATTGATGAAATCGATGCGATTGTAAAAATGGTTGAATGTGGGTTGGGGGTCGCCCTGGTGCCGCTGGCGGGATTATGGCTCGAGCGTCAGTCGAGCCTGAGGATTTTACCGCTGGCAGAGATGACCTTTAATCGCGAGCTGGTTTTGGTTATGCGCCACGCCAACAGGCAGTCTCCGTTGCATATGCTCATCGGACGATGCCTGCATGACGTGGTTCAAGATAGCCTTGCCCACGTTAAGTCAGAGGGATAG
- a CDS encoding FAD-dependent oxidoreductase, producing MTFKQTVKLSELETDQPKQIDVGDTPIMLIRQGDSVHAYQANCPHAGAPLAEGAVCEGKLVCPWHKAVFNLQDGSLEQPPALAGLKQYAAKVERGTVMVDPENASQHTQLEAGDEAEQIVIIGSGAAGSAALSALEESGFHGRIVVIDREKSAPYDRTALTKFVPDGSMGVNDVPPLLEESAFARKNVQRIVSSVTHLDSREKKLRLANQQQVSFKKLLIATGGSPVRPDLPGGELSGIHVLRNLQQEKTLLCAVDQLKQLVIIGNSFIGMEMAAALRKRNVAIKVIAPHPLPFEAQFGEKIAQYFRALHEHNGVEFIDAEVAGFTGDRRVESVQLKDGSEVKTDVVLLATGVQPVTSFVHDLPMNEDGSLKVDKYLQADEGIYAVGDIASFPMDGKSTRIEHWRVAQQQGRTAARNMLGEQEAFDRVPFFWTQHFGTRFEHLGYPDKWDNIDIIGSLEEQDFVALFGLKNHLVGVVATGRERTTGRLLLEMQHDMTVKQARKLVNETEEG from the coding sequence GTGACATTTAAACAAACAGTCAAACTCTCTGAACTCGAAACGGACCAGCCTAAGCAGATAGACGTTGGTGATACCCCAATTATGCTTATTCGTCAGGGCGACAGCGTGCATGCGTATCAGGCAAACTGCCCGCATGCAGGTGCGCCGCTGGCAGAAGGTGCGGTCTGTGAGGGCAAGCTTGTTTGCCCTTGGCATAAAGCCGTCTTTAACCTGCAGGACGGCAGTCTGGAGCAGCCACCGGCGCTCGCCGGGCTGAAGCAATATGCCGCCAAGGTTGAGCGGGGTACAGTGATGGTTGACCCTGAAAATGCCAGCCAGCACACTCAGTTGGAAGCAGGAGACGAAGCCGAGCAAATCGTTATTATCGGCTCAGGAGCCGCGGGCAGTGCGGCACTCAGCGCGCTTGAAGAGAGCGGATTTCACGGAAGGATTGTGGTCATCGATCGGGAAAAATCTGCGCCTTATGACCGTACTGCGCTGACAAAATTTGTGCCCGACGGCAGCATGGGCGTCAACGACGTGCCGCCACTGCTTGAAGAAAGCGCCTTTGCCAGAAAAAATGTGCAGCGGATCGTCAGTTCTGTGACTCACCTCGACAGTAGGGAGAAAAAACTTCGTCTCGCCAATCAACAGCAGGTCTCGTTTAAAAAATTGCTCATTGCTACCGGCGGTTCACCGGTACGCCCAGACCTACCGGGCGGCGAGCTGAGCGGTATTCACGTATTACGCAATCTGCAGCAGGAAAAAACCCTGCTCTGCGCCGTTGACCAACTCAAACAGCTGGTGATTATCGGCAACAGCTTTATTGGCATGGAAATGGCGGCGGCACTGCGCAAACGCAATGTTGCTATCAAAGTCATTGCCCCTCACCCCCTCCCCTTTGAGGCGCAGTTTGGGGAAAAAATTGCCCAGTATTTCCGCGCACTGCACGAACATAACGGCGTTGAATTTATTGATGCGGAGGTCGCCGGCTTTACGGGGGATCGTCGCGTAGAGTCCGTTCAGTTGAAAGACGGGTCAGAGGTAAAAACGGACGTGGTGCTACTGGCGACCGGCGTTCAACCGGTGACTTCTTTCGTGCACGACCTCCCAATGAACGAAGATGGAAGTCTCAAGGTGGACAAGTATCTTCAGGCAGATGAAGGCATCTACGCCGTCGGAGACATTGCCAGCTTCCCGATGGACGGAAAATCAACCCGCATTGAGCACTGGCGCGTCGCCCAACAGCAGGGTCGAACTGCAGCGAGAAATATGCTCGGCGAGCAAGAGGCCTTTGACCGCGTACCGTTCTTCTGGACCCAGCATTTTGGCACGCGCTTCGAGCACCTGGGATATCCCGATAAATGGGACAACATAGACATTATCGGATCACTCGAAGAGCAGGATTTTGTCGCGTTGTTTGGTCTGAAAAACCATCTGGTCGGCGTGGTAGCGACGGGTCGCGAGAGGACCACCGGCAGGCTGCTGCTTGAGATGCAGCACGATATGACGGTCAAGCAGGCGAGAAAGCTGGTGAATGAAACTGAAGAAGGGTGA
- a CDS encoding alpha/beta fold hydrolase: MKPESEVVHVGDWRVYIEKYIYPDAKETVICVNGALSTTLAFRNCVRNLKDKVNIILFDLPFIGGSREHNTLTRPIPKAEEVEILKQLIDIYKPEYLLSVSWGGLATLMALASQPASVTKAIVTSFSTRVTPAMETYIQRAKQLLDEGKNDEVATLLNNEVGKFLPSILKRANHHHISSLDQDTYRQASFHIDQISRLKEEDYIDIFHSIKTPLVFINGDLDEYTTAEDIRHIANHIENCEFATVPQAGHFLDMENRSASQHLYGILSNHFAA; the protein is encoded by the coding sequence ATGAAACCAGAATCAGAAGTGGTGCACGTCGGCGACTGGCGCGTGTACATCGAGAAGTATATTTATCCTGATGCAAAAGAAACCGTTATCTGCGTTAATGGTGCGCTGTCTACCACGTTGGCTTTTCGCAACTGTGTCCGCAACCTTAAGGATAAAGTGAATATTATTCTCTTTGATTTGCCTTTTATCGGCGGATCGCGAGAACACAATACGTTGACGCGGCCTATTCCTAAAGCCGAAGAAGTTGAAATCCTCAAACAGCTCATAGACATCTATAAACCAGAATATCTGCTGTCGGTATCTTGGGGCGGTCTAGCGACGTTGATGGCACTGGCATCCCAACCGGCTTCGGTGACTAAAGCTATCGTGACCTCATTTTCTACCCGCGTCACGCCGGCGATGGAAACTTACATTCAACGTGCCAAGCAACTGCTGGATGAAGGTAAAAACGATGAAGTGGCCACCTTGCTTAACAACGAGGTCGGTAAATTCTTGCCGTCGATACTCAAGCGTGCTAATCATCATCACATCAGCAGCCTGGACCAAGACACCTATCGCCAAGCCAGTTTCCACATTGATCAAATTAGCCGCCTGAAAGAAGAAGATTACATTGATATCTTCCATTCAATAAAAACCCCCTTGGTTTTCATTAACGGCGACTTAGACGAATACACAACAGCTGAAGATATCAGACACATTGCCAACCACATTGAAAATTGTGAGTTTGCCACTGTGCCTCAGGCTGGGCATTTCCTCGATATGGAAAATCGCTCTGCCTCTCAACACCTCTATGGGATCTTAAGCAATCATTTTGCTGCTTAA